One Agrococcus jenensis genomic region harbors:
- a CDS encoding replication-associated recombination protein A: MARGTTAPLAVRMRPTSLDEVVGQRHLLGPGSPLRRLAGSSAAASGQSVILWGPPGTGKTTLAQSIAHSSDRRFVELSAVTAGVKDVRQVMEESLAERDLFARSTVLFLDEIHRFTKAQQDALLPGVEQGWVTLIAATTENPSFSVVSPLLSRSLLLTLEPLGDDDIAELIARAIADPRGFDGRVELDDDARAQLVRLSSGDARRALTALEAAGEHALEAAGDADGPALITADAVASAVDRALLRYDRQGDEHYDVISAFIKSVRGSDPDAALHYLARMIEAGEDPRFIARRIIVLASEDIGMADPQGLVIATAAATAVQMIGMPEGRIPLAEAVVYLATAPKSNRSYLGIDRAIADVRGGDFGRVPNHLRDAHYAGAKRLGHGKGYRYAHDALHGVATQQHLPDPLIGRRYYEPSQHGFERDIAARLERIRRILAGDA; encoded by the coding sequence ATGGCCAGGGGGACGACAGCGCCGCTCGCGGTGCGCATGCGCCCCACGAGCCTCGACGAGGTCGTCGGGCAGCGGCACCTGCTCGGCCCTGGCTCGCCGCTGCGCCGCCTGGCCGGATCGAGCGCCGCCGCGAGCGGCCAGAGCGTCATCCTGTGGGGGCCGCCCGGCACCGGCAAGACCACGCTCGCCCAGTCGATCGCGCACTCGTCCGACCGCCGCTTCGTCGAGCTGAGCGCCGTGACCGCCGGCGTCAAGGACGTGCGCCAGGTGATGGAGGAGTCGCTCGCCGAGCGCGACCTGTTCGCGCGCTCGACCGTGCTGTTCCTCGACGAGATCCACCGCTTCACGAAGGCGCAGCAGGACGCGCTGCTGCCGGGCGTCGAGCAGGGGTGGGTCACGCTCATCGCCGCGACGACCGAGAACCCGTCGTTCAGCGTCGTGAGCCCGCTGCTGTCGCGTTCGCTGCTGCTCACCCTCGAACCCCTCGGCGACGACGACATCGCCGAGCTCATCGCGCGCGCGATCGCCGACCCGCGCGGCTTCGACGGGCGCGTCGAGCTCGACGACGACGCCAGGGCCCAGCTCGTCCGCCTCTCCTCCGGCGACGCGCGACGCGCGCTCACCGCGCTGGAGGCGGCCGGCGAGCACGCGCTCGAGGCGGCGGGCGATGCAGACGGGCCCGCCCTCATCACGGCGGATGCGGTGGCGAGCGCGGTCGATCGCGCGCTGCTGCGCTACGACCGGCAGGGCGACGAGCACTACGACGTCATCTCGGCGTTCATCAAGTCGGTGCGGGGCTCCGACCCCGACGCCGCGCTCCACTACCTCGCGCGCATGATCGAGGCGGGGGAGGACCCGCGCTTCATCGCCCGCCGCATCATCGTGCTCGCGAGCGAGGACATCGGCATGGCCGACCCCCAGGGGCTCGTCATCGCCACAGCCGCGGCGACCGCGGTGCAGATGATCGGCATGCCGGAGGGACGCATCCCGCTCGCCGAGGCCGTCGTCTACCTCGCGACGGCACCGAAGTCGAACCGCTCCTACCTCGGCATCGACCGGGCGATCGCCGATGTGCGTGGCGGCGACTTCGGGCGCGTGCCCAACCACCTGCGCGACGCGCACTACGCCGGCGCCAAGCGGCTCGGCCACGGCAAGGGCTACCGCTATGCCCACGACGCGCTGCACGGCGTCGCCACCCAGCAGCACCTGCCCGACCCGCTCATCGGGCGCCGCTACTACGAGCCGAGCCAGCACGGGTTCGAGCGCGACATCGCGGCGCGGCTCGAACGCATCCGCCGGATCCTGGCAGGCGACGCCTGA
- a CDS encoding DUF6584 family protein: MDAIARARAHAAYGRTRAAIDLLKPLATGEQPPYAARRALAELYRDLGAPDQAGRWGVVIDGWTSAFERDRLARALIWYHEPRAFLSLAAGAPEPADLPAVLELRGQHGERAEARRRTAAADGKHSPASRAARREEALVAVTAVLVALGAIGPWLALGVVRMLARDPWAAAVMGAGWSLFALGALLMAVHRWMEDRRLGASTWVTLVTAAFAVGSFALAASWTAA, from the coding sequence ATGGACGCCATCGCACGGGCACGCGCGCACGCCGCGTACGGCCGCACGAGGGCCGCCATCGACCTGCTCAAGCCCCTCGCGACCGGGGAGCAGCCGCCGTACGCGGCCCGCCGTGCGCTCGCCGAGCTCTACCGCGACCTCGGGGCGCCGGACCAGGCAGGGCGTTGGGGCGTCGTGATCGACGGGTGGACCTCCGCGTTCGAGCGGGACCGCCTGGCGCGCGCCCTCATCTGGTACCACGAGCCGCGGGCGTTCCTGTCGCTCGCGGCAGGGGCACCGGAGCCGGCCGATCTCCCGGCGGTGCTCGAGCTGCGCGGGCAGCACGGCGAGCGAGCGGAGGCGCGCCGCCGCACGGCCGCCGCGGATGGGAAGCACAGCCCCGCCTCGCGCGCCGCTCGGCGCGAGGAGGCGCTCGTCGCGGTCACTGCGGTGCTGGTCGCCCTGGGCGCGATCGGCCCGTGGCTCGCGCTGGGGGTCGTGCGCATGCTGGCTCGCGATCCGTGGGCGGCGGCCGTGATGGGGGCAGGCTGGAGCCTGTTCGCGCTGGGAGCGCTGCTGATGGCCGTCCATCGCTGGATGGAGGATCGGCGCCTGGGCGCCTCCACATGGGTGACGCTCGTGACGGCGGCGTTCGCGGTCGGGAGCTTCGCGCTCGCGGCGAGCTGGACCGCGGCCTGA
- a CDS encoding peptidylprolyl isomerase: MVTKQEQERRVRDYRARQTVHQRRQRRQRRDSIIGGAVALVVLAGGTALLSTLQPPTDPAATAPPSPTETTAAESTVPDPSLAEGRTWTGALTINGIELGVELDGAAAPQAVSAVLADTQGDYYDGKTCHRLTTSEGFSVLQCGSTDGEGGGDPSYMYGPIENAPEDDVYTEGTIAMARQGNNAESNGHQFFIVYGDTTIPSDTAGGYSVIGRVTSGLDQLTADVISLGTEGGVTDGPPAEPVAIDDFVLQ; this comes from the coding sequence GTGGTCACGAAGCAGGAGCAGGAGCGCCGCGTGCGCGACTATCGCGCACGGCAGACGGTGCACCAGCGCCGGCAGCGCCGCCAGCGCCGCGACTCCATCATCGGTGGCGCGGTCGCGCTCGTCGTCCTCGCGGGCGGCACGGCACTGCTCTCGACCCTGCAGCCGCCGACCGACCCCGCGGCGACCGCACCGCCCTCGCCCACCGAGACGACGGCCGCCGAGTCGACCGTGCCCGACCCCTCGCTCGCCGAGGGCCGTACCTGGACGGGTGCGCTGACGATCAACGGCATCGAGCTCGGCGTCGAGCTCGACGGCGCGGCCGCGCCGCAGGCCGTCTCCGCGGTGCTCGCCGACACGCAGGGCGACTACTACGACGGCAAGACGTGCCATCGGCTCACGACGAGCGAGGGCTTCAGCGTGCTGCAGTGCGGCTCGACAGACGGCGAGGGCGGCGGCGACCCCTCCTACATGTACGGCCCGATCGAGAACGCGCCGGAGGACGACGTCTACACCGAGGGCACCATCGCGATGGCGCGCCAGGGCAACAACGCCGAGTCGAACGGCCACCAGTTCTTCATCGTCTACGGCGACACCACCATCCCCTCCGACACCGCCGGCGGCTACAGCGTGATCGGCCGCGTGACCTCCGGTCTCGACCAGCTGACGGCCGACGTGATCTCGCTCGGCACCGAGGGCGGCGTCACCGACGGACCGCCCGCGGAGCCCGTCGCGATCGACGACTTCGTCCTGCAGTAG
- a CDS encoding DUF349 domain-containing protein has product MPEPIQPTDSENSEESVQDAPIEDASASEVAEASADAAPEAPAEEAPAEEAPAEEGPSAPDAAALLAEDDVPADDAELFAAELTAAADAATGIPAEQAVAELAADEAPVEPAEQPAEQAAEQPGEATSEQAAPEAEPAPAPEPEMGEAVIERGLGRVDATGTVAVKEGERWRVVGQFPDVEATEALAYFERKFADLEGQVRLLEQRIRGGASARDVAKAASHLHATVQEANAVGDVPSLLTRLDALRGELGQLEAKQQAASRAEVDAAIAERTRVVESIEQLASTDLENVQWKQTMQRVDELFAEWQRLQKDGPRLSKGQADALWKRFRDARATLEGARRRFFADLDASHKDVRARKQALVERAQALAPKGVDGIPAYRSLLDEWKGAGRAGRKIDDALWAQFKEAGDVLFAAKAEQSTVENEEYTANLEAKRALLEEAAPILQLKDRAAAREALLPIQRRWDELGRVPREALREVEDRMRAIETHVRELDEQHWKSSNPERKARSEGLAGQLEDAIEKLEGEIAAATDPKQRAELEAELATKRSWLEVVAAAG; this is encoded by the coding sequence ATGCCCGAGCCCATCCAGCCCACCGACTCCGAGAACTCGGAGGAGTCCGTGCAGGACGCCCCGATCGAGGATGCCAGCGCATCCGAGGTCGCCGAGGCCAGCGCCGACGCTGCGCCCGAGGCCCCCGCCGAGGAGGCTCCCGCCGAGGAGGCTCCCGCCGAGGAGGGTCCCTCGGCCCCGGACGCCGCCGCCCTCCTGGCCGAGGACGACGTCCCCGCCGATGACGCCGAGCTCTTCGCAGCCGAGCTGACCGCCGCCGCCGACGCCGCCACCGGCATCCCCGCCGAGCAGGCCGTCGCAGAGCTCGCAGCCGACGAGGCGCCGGTCGAGCCCGCCGAGCAGCCGGCCGAGCAGGCCGCCGAGCAGCCCGGCGAGGCGACCTCGGAGCAGGCAGCCCCGGAGGCCGAGCCGGCACCCGCCCCCGAGCCCGAGATGGGCGAGGCCGTCATCGAGCGCGGCCTCGGGCGAGTCGATGCGACCGGCACGGTCGCCGTCAAGGAGGGCGAGCGCTGGCGCGTGGTCGGCCAGTTCCCCGACGTCGAGGCCACGGAGGCGCTCGCCTACTTCGAGCGCAAGTTCGCCGACCTCGAGGGCCAGGTGCGCCTGCTCGAGCAGCGCATCCGCGGCGGCGCCAGCGCCCGCGACGTCGCGAAGGCCGCCTCCCACCTCCACGCCACCGTGCAGGAGGCGAACGCCGTCGGCGACGTCCCGTCGCTGCTCACCCGCCTCGACGCGCTGCGCGGCGAGCTCGGGCAGCTCGAGGCCAAGCAGCAGGCCGCGAGCCGCGCCGAGGTCGACGCGGCGATCGCCGAGCGCACGCGCGTCGTCGAGTCGATCGAGCAGCTCGCCTCGACCGACCTCGAGAACGTGCAGTGGAAGCAGACGATGCAGCGCGTCGACGAGCTCTTCGCCGAGTGGCAGCGCCTGCAGAAGGACGGCCCCCGCCTCTCGAAGGGTCAGGCGGATGCGCTCTGGAAGCGCTTCCGCGACGCCCGCGCGACGCTCGAGGGCGCCCGCCGCCGCTTCTTCGCCGACCTGGACGCCTCGCACAAGGACGTCCGCGCGCGCAAGCAGGCGCTCGTCGAGCGTGCGCAGGCGCTCGCGCCCAAGGGCGTCGACGGCATCCCCGCCTACCGGTCGCTGCTCGACGAGTGGAAGGGCGCCGGCCGCGCCGGCCGCAAGATCGACGACGCGCTCTGGGCGCAGTTCAAGGAGGCCGGGGACGTCCTCTTCGCGGCCAAGGCCGAGCAGTCGACGGTCGAGAACGAGGAGTACACCGCCAACCTGGAGGCGAAGCGCGCGCTCCTCGAGGAGGCGGCTCCGATCCTGCAGCTCAAGGACCGCGCCGCCGCCCGCGAGGCGCTGCTGCCGATCCAGCGCCGCTGGGACGAGCTCGGCCGCGTGCCGCGCGAGGCGCTGCGCGAGGTCGAGGACCGCATGCGCGCCATCGAGACGCACGTGCGCGAGCTCGACGAGCAGCACTGGAAGTCGTCGAACCCCGAGCGCAAGGCGCGCTCCGAGGGGCTCGCCGGCCAGCTGGAGGACGCCATCGAGAAGCTCGAGGGCGAGATCGCCGCGGCGACGGACCCGAAGCAGCGCGCCGAGCTCGAGGCCGAGCTCGCGACGAAGCGCTCCTGGCTCGAGGTCGTGGCAGCCGCAGGCTGA
- a CDS encoding RelA/SpoT family protein has translation MSETQPSGGFRTLLPFLFSRSHRAGAVDELIRTVKSQHPKADTGLIQRAYIVAEEAHKGQYRKSGEPYITHPVAVAQILADLGIGAITVAAALLHDTVEDTTYTLEQCRADFGDEIAMLVDGVTKLDKLKYGQSAQAETVRKMVVAMSQDIRVLVIKLADRLHNARTWGFVSDESAQRKARETIEIYAPLAHRLGIQTIKVELEDLSFAVLQPKVYLEIKNLVEARAPERERYLDDVVAGLTEDMKAAKIRGRIAGRPKQYYSIYNKMQLRGHDFADIYDLVGVRVIVPSVRDCYAVLGAIHARWQPMPGRLKDYIATPKFNLYQSLHTTVIGPRGHHVEIQIRTEEMHRRAEYGVAAHWKYKQGGGAMSSTDMAWLAHINDWQEETTDPGEFLDSLRFEIGAKELYVFTPKGKVIGLPAGATPVDFAYAVHTEVGHRTMGAKVNGRLVPLDTRLTTGDIVEVLTSKNPDAGPSQDWQGFVTSPRARSKIRQWFQRERRDEAVEVGKEAIAKAMRRHDLPLQKLMGRDAFAQVAAQLKYDDVTGLYAAVGEGHVSTQSVLEKVVAAIRADEGGADDEPQAALPTRTATRVSTSSSGVLVRGADDILVKLSKCCTPVPGDEIVGFVTRGQGVSVHQRSCPNVQGLLAEPERMIEVEWAPTSKGLFLVNIQVEALDRSGLLSDITRVLTEHHVNILSASVHTGTDRLALSRFAFEMGDVTHLDHVLNAVRRIDGVYDVYRITTG, from the coding sequence ATGAGCGAGACCCAGCCATCCGGTGGCTTCCGCACGCTCCTGCCCTTCCTCTTCTCGCGCTCGCACCGCGCCGGCGCGGTCGACGAGCTCATCCGCACGGTCAAGTCGCAGCATCCGAAGGCCGACACCGGGCTGATCCAGCGCGCGTACATCGTCGCCGAGGAGGCCCACAAGGGCCAGTACCGCAAGTCGGGCGAGCCCTACATCACCCACCCGGTCGCGGTCGCGCAGATCCTCGCCGACCTCGGCATCGGCGCGATCACCGTCGCGGCGGCGCTGCTGCACGACACCGTCGAGGACACCACCTACACGCTCGAGCAGTGCCGGGCCGACTTCGGCGACGAGATCGCGATGCTCGTCGACGGCGTCACGAAGCTCGACAAGCTGAAGTACGGCCAGAGCGCGCAGGCGGAGACGGTGCGCAAGATGGTGGTCGCGATGTCGCAGGACATCCGCGTGCTCGTCATCAAGCTCGCCGACCGGCTGCACAACGCGCGCACCTGGGGCTTCGTCTCGGATGAGTCCGCGCAGCGCAAGGCGCGCGAGACGATCGAGATCTACGCCCCGCTCGCGCACCGGCTCGGCATCCAGACCATCAAGGTCGAGCTCGAGGACCTCTCGTTCGCGGTGCTGCAGCCGAAGGTCTACCTCGAGATCAAGAACCTCGTCGAGGCGCGTGCGCCCGAGCGTGAGCGCTACCTCGACGACGTCGTGGCCGGCCTCACGGAGGACATGAAGGCCGCGAAGATCCGCGGCCGCATCGCCGGCCGGCCGAAGCAGTACTACTCCATCTACAACAAGATGCAGCTGCGCGGCCACGACTTCGCCGACATCTACGACCTCGTCGGCGTGCGCGTGATCGTGCCGAGCGTCCGCGACTGCTACGCGGTGCTCGGCGCGATCCACGCGCGCTGGCAGCCGATGCCCGGTCGCCTCAAGGACTACATCGCGACCCCGAAGTTCAACCTCTACCAGTCGCTGCACACGACGGTGATCGGCCCGCGCGGCCACCACGTCGAGATCCAGATCCGCACCGAGGAGATGCACCGCCGCGCCGAGTACGGCGTCGCGGCGCACTGGAAGTACAAGCAGGGCGGCGGCGCGATGTCGTCGACCGACATGGCGTGGCTCGCGCACATCAACGACTGGCAGGAGGAGACGACCGACCCGGGCGAGTTCCTCGACTCCCTGCGCTTCGAGATCGGCGCGAAGGAGCTCTACGTCTTCACGCCCAAGGGCAAGGTCATCGGCCTGCCCGCCGGCGCGACGCCCGTCGACTTCGCCTACGCGGTGCACACCGAGGTCGGGCACCGCACGATGGGCGCGAAGGTCAACGGCCGGCTCGTGCCGCTCGACACGAGGCTCACCACCGGTGACATCGTCGAGGTGCTGACGTCGAAGAACCCGGATGCCGGGCCGAGCCAGGACTGGCAGGGCTTCGTCACGTCGCCCCGCGCGCGCAGCAAGATCCGTCAGTGGTTCCAGCGTGAGCGCCGCGACGAGGCGGTCGAGGTCGGCAAGGAGGCGATCGCCAAGGCGATGCGCCGGCACGACCTGCCGCTGCAGAAGCTCATGGGGCGGGACGCGTTCGCGCAGGTCGCCGCGCAGCTGAAGTACGACGACGTCACCGGCCTGTACGCGGCGGTGGGCGAGGGCCACGTCTCCACCCAGTCGGTGCTCGAGAAGGTCGTCGCCGCGATCCGCGCCGACGAGGGCGGGGCCGACGACGAGCCGCAGGCCGCGCTGCCGACCCGCACGGCGACGCGCGTGTCGACGAGCTCGTCGGGCGTGCTCGTGCGCGGTGCCGACGACATCCTGGTCAAGCTCTCGAAGTGCTGCACGCCCGTGCCCGGCGACGAGATCGTCGGCTTCGTCACGCGCGGCCAGGGCGTGAGCGTGCACCAGCGCTCGTGCCCGAACGTGCAGGGGCTCCTCGCCGAGCCCGAGCGCATGATCGAGGTCGAGTGGGCGCCGACGTCGAAGGGCCTCTTCCTCGTCAACATCCAGGTGGAGGCGCTCGACCGCTCCGGCCTCCTGAGCGACATCACGCGCGTGCTCACCGAGCACCACGTGAACATCCTCTCGGCGAGCGTGCACACCGGCACCGACCGGCTCGCGCTCAGCCGCTTCGCCTTCGAGATGGGCGACGTGACGCACCTCGACCACGTGCTGAACGCGGTCCGCCGCATCGACGGCGTCTACGACGTCTACCGGATCACGACCGGCTGA
- the secF gene encoding protein translocase subunit SecF produces MASLTTIGNELYTGERSIPVVAKRRLWLSIAAAFLILLALGTALRGGFVFGIEFTGGSEFRVTGLTQSSVEGAAEAVESIVPDSEARVATVGADAVRVQTDVVTEQQATDIRAALAEAYGVETGEVAFSFVGPSWGQDVTQQALQALVTFLVLVSIVLAIYFRTWKMAVAALASLAFDLLVTAGVYGIIGFEVTPAAVIGFLTILGYSLYDTVVVFDKVRENTAPGVSGDLLGNINLAVNQTLVRSINTSIVATLPIASILFIGALLLGAGTLRDISLALFIGTIVGTWSSIFVAAPVYAWLRQGDTIAPEAVKPRSERGAVV; encoded by the coding sequence ATGGCATCGCTCACCACGATCGGCAACGAGCTCTACACCGGCGAGCGGTCGATCCCGGTCGTCGCGAAGCGCCGCCTGTGGCTCTCGATCGCGGCCGCCTTCCTGATCCTGCTCGCGCTCGGCACCGCGCTGCGCGGCGGCTTCGTCTTCGGCATCGAGTTCACCGGCGGCAGCGAGTTCCGCGTCACCGGGCTCACCCAGTCCAGCGTCGAGGGGGCCGCCGAGGCGGTCGAGTCGATCGTGCCCGACTCGGAGGCCCGCGTCGCGACGGTCGGCGCCGACGCCGTGCGCGTCCAGACCGACGTCGTCACCGAGCAGCAGGCGACCGACATCCGCGCCGCCCTCGCCGAGGCGTACGGCGTCGAGACGGGCGAGGTCGCGTTCTCGTTCGTCGGCCCGTCGTGGGGGCAGGACGTCACGCAGCAGGCGCTGCAGGCGCTCGTGACCTTCCTCGTGCTGGTCTCGATCGTGCTCGCCATCTACTTCCGCACGTGGAAGATGGCGGTCGCGGCACTCGCCTCGCTCGCCTTCGACCTGCTCGTGACCGCGGGCGTCTACGGCATCATCGGCTTCGAGGTCACGCCCGCGGCCGTGATCGGCTTCCTGACGATCCTCGGCTACTCGCTCTACGACACCGTCGTGGTGTTCGACAAGGTGCGCGAGAACACCGCGCCCGGCGTCAGCGGCGACCTGCTCGGCAACATCAACCTCGCCGTGAACCAGACGCTCGTGCGCTCGATCAACACGTCGATCGTCGCCACCCTGCCGATCGCGTCGATCCTCTTCATCGGCGCGCTGCTGCTCGGCGCCGGCACGCTCCGCGACATCTCGCTCGCGCTCTTCATCGGCACGATCGTCGGCACCTGGTCGTCGATCTTCGTCGCCGCGCCCGTGTACGCGTGGCTGCGCCAGGGCGACACCATCGCCCCGGAGGCCGTGAAGCCGCGGAGCGAGCGCGGGGCGGTCGTCTGA
- the secD gene encoding protein translocase subunit SecD: MAKARARGGRALIWLAVLIAGLIGVNLSAVQWGDGAWTPQLALDLEGGTQIVLEPQVAEGTSVTQEQLDQAVAIIRQRVDASGVAEPQITTQGGRNIVVALAGEPDQATLQRIQASAKMEFRPVLQSAPANAPGATPTAEPSEESEPATTPANAWDQAWITPALQSEFDAFQCADVDTTVQAPGDQPYITCSTDGSARFILGPVSVEGADIADAQVSAATNSQGQATGGWGVNLELDGEGPAAFEAVTRAITQLPEPQNQFAVVLDSTVLMPITSNAVITDGNAQITGGFTQEGAQSLADQLRFGALPIGFQVQSNETISPTLGASQLQAGLLAGLIGLILVVLYSVLQYRALGLVVILSLAVAGVLTYLVVTFLSSTEGYRLSLAGIAGLVIAIGITADSFIVYFERIRDELREGKHLSSALETGWKRAFRTILISDAVSFLAAVILYLLSVGNVRGFAFTLGITTFIDIVVVALFTHPLLRMLSRTSFFSSGHRLSGLDPNALGAVYRGRAKFREPVAAGRPARSSKEAQKRQTIAERKASVGAGVGAGTGASVAPRPGTGKEN; this comes from the coding sequence GTGGCGAAGGCTCGCGCGCGGGGCGGCCGCGCCCTCATCTGGCTGGCGGTGCTGATCGCCGGCCTCATCGGCGTCAACCTCTCGGCCGTCCAGTGGGGTGACGGCGCCTGGACGCCGCAGCTCGCCCTCGACCTCGAGGGCGGCACGCAGATCGTGCTCGAGCCGCAGGTGGCCGAGGGCACCTCGGTCACCCAGGAGCAGCTCGACCAGGCGGTGGCGATCATCCGCCAGCGCGTCGACGCCTCCGGCGTCGCCGAGCCCCAGATCACCACGCAGGGCGGCCGCAACATCGTCGTCGCCCTCGCGGGCGAGCCCGACCAGGCGACCCTGCAGCGCATCCAGGCGAGCGCCAAGATGGAGTTCCGTCCGGTGCTGCAGTCGGCCCCCGCGAACGCGCCCGGCGCGACCCCGACGGCCGAGCCGTCGGAGGAGAGCGAGCCCGCCACGACGCCCGCGAACGCGTGGGACCAGGCGTGGATCACGCCCGCCCTGCAGTCGGAGTTCGACGCCTTCCAGTGCGCCGACGTCGACACGACGGTGCAGGCGCCCGGCGACCAGCCCTACATCACGTGCTCGACCGACGGCAGCGCGCGCTTCATCCTCGGGCCGGTCTCGGTCGAGGGCGCCGACATCGCCGACGCGCAGGTGAGCGCCGCGACGAACAGCCAGGGTCAGGCGACCGGCGGCTGGGGCGTCAACCTCGAGCTCGACGGCGAGGGTCCCGCCGCGTTCGAGGCCGTCACCCGCGCGATCACGCAGCTGCCCGAGCCGCAGAACCAGTTCGCGGTCGTGCTCGACTCGACCGTGCTCATGCCGATCACGTCGAACGCCGTCATCACCGACGGCAACGCGCAGATCACCGGCGGCTTCACGCAGGAGGGCGCGCAGAGCCTCGCCGACCAGCTGCGCTTCGGCGCGCTGCCCATCGGCTTCCAGGTGCAGTCGAACGAGACGATCTCGCCCACGCTCGGCGCGAGCCAGCTGCAGGCGGGCCTGCTCGCAGGCCTCATCGGCCTCATCCTCGTCGTGCTCTACTCGGTGCTGCAGTACCGCGCGCTCGGCCTCGTGGTAATCCTCTCGCTCGCCGTCGCCGGCGTGCTGACGTACCTCGTGGTGACGTTCCTGTCGAGCACCGAGGGCTACCGCCTGTCGCTCGCCGGCATCGCGGGCCTCGTGATCGCGATCGGCATCACGGCCGACTCGTTCATCGTCTACTTCGAGCGCATCCGTGACGAGCTGCGCGAGGGCAAGCACCTCTCGTCCGCGCTCGAGACGGGCTGGAAGCGCGCCTTCCGCACGATCCTCATCTCGGATGCGGTGAGCTTCCTCGCGGCCGTAATCCTCTACCTGCTGTCGGTCGGCAACGTGCGCGGCTTCGCCTTCACGCTCGGCATCACGACCTTCATCGACATCGTCGTGGTCGCGCTGTTCACCCACCCGCTGCTGCGCATGCTGTCGCGCACGTCGTTCTTCTCGTCGGGCCACCGCCTCAGCGGTCTCGACCCGAACGCGCTCGGCGCGGTCTACCGGGGTCGCGCGAAGTTCCGCGAGCCCGTCGCCGCCGGTCGTCCGGCGCGGTCGTCGAAGGAGGCGCAGAAGCGCCAGACCATCGCCGAGCGCAAGGCATCCGTCGGCGCAGGCGTGGGCGCGGGCACTGGCGCGAGCGTCGCTCCCCGCCCCGGCACCGGCAAGGAGAACTGA
- the yajC gene encoding preprotein translocase subunit YajC: MLFLQTTTTAQQGFALDPLTIIMLVVLAAMIFFMFRSNKKRKAQAEDLQTKMVPGAEVMTNFGVFGELVAIDEERNEAHIEIAPGTVIRVHRQTLARVVDDHAEVTEAADDRTDDLGDADEPRDRA, translated from the coding sequence ATGCTGTTCCTGCAGACGACGACCACCGCCCAGCAAGGGTTCGCGCTCGACCCGCTGACGATCATCATGCTCGTCGTGCTCGCGGCGATGATCTTCTTCATGTTCCGCAGCAACAAGAAGCGGAAGGCGCAGGCCGAGGACCTCCAGACGAAGATGGTCCCGGGTGCAGAGGTGATGACGAACTTCGGCGTGTTCGGCGAGCTCGTCGCGATCGACGAGGAGCGCAACGAGGCGCACATCGAGATCGCGCCCGGCACCGTCATCCGCGTGCACCGCCAGACCCTCGCCCGCGTGGTCGACGACCACGCCGAGGTGACCGAGGCCGCCGACGACCGCACGGACGACCTCGGCGACGCGGACGAGCCGCGCGACCGCGCCTGA
- the ruvB gene encoding Holliday junction branch migration DNA helicase RuvB has protein sequence MNDPLIDPASTPEELAFEGALRPTTLTDFVGQPKVRGQLEVLLQAARMQERAPDHILLAGPPGLGKTTLAMIIGHETGRPIRFSSGPAIQHAGDLAAVLSALVPGEVLFVDEIHRMARSAEEMLYLAMEDFRIDIMVGKGAGAASIPLELAPFTLVGATTRSGMLPAPLRDRFGFTAHLEFYETADLERVLARSSRLMDLDLEAAALAELASRSRGTPRIANRLLRRVRDWLLVHAGSSDIDGVRAALELYDVDEAGLDRIDRAVLHAIAHRFGGGPVGLSTLAAAVGEEADTIESVVEPFLVREGLIGRTPRGRIATASGMRHARALAPDDTLDGV, from the coding sequence GTGAACGACCCGCTCATCGATCCCGCGTCGACGCCGGAGGAGCTCGCCTTCGAGGGCGCCCTGCGGCCCACGACGCTCACCGACTTCGTCGGGCAGCCGAAGGTGCGCGGCCAGCTCGAGGTGCTGCTGCAGGCCGCCCGGATGCAGGAGCGCGCGCCCGACCACATCCTGCTCGCCGGCCCGCCGGGGCTCGGCAAGACCACGCTCGCGATGATCATCGGGCACGAGACGGGCAGGCCCATCCGCTTCTCGTCCGGTCCCGCGATCCAGCACGCGGGCGACCTCGCCGCGGTGCTGTCGGCGCTCGTGCCGGGCGAGGTGCTGTTCGTCGACGAGATCCACCGCATGGCGCGCTCCGCCGAGGAGATGCTCTACCTCGCGATGGAGGACTTCCGGATCGACATCATGGTCGGCAAGGGCGCGGGGGCCGCCTCCATCCCGCTCGAGCTCGCACCGTTCACGCTCGTCGGCGCGACGACGCGCTCTGGCATGCTGCCCGCGCCGCTGCGCGACCGCTTCGGCTTCACCGCGCACCTCGAGTTCTACGAGACGGCCGACCTCGAGCGGGTGCTTGCGCGGTCGTCGCGCCTCATGGACCTCGACCTCGAGGCCGCGGCCCTCGCCGAGCTGGCGAGCAGGTCGCGCGGCACGCCCCGCATCGCGAACCGGCTGCTGCGCCGCGTGCGCGACTGGCTGCTCGTGCACGCCGGCTCGAGCGACATCGACGGCGTGCGCGCGGCGCTCGAGCTCTACGACGTCGACGAGGCGGGCCTCGACCGCATCGACCGCGCCGTGCTGCATGCGATCGCGCACCGGTTCGGCGGGGGACCGGTGGGGCTGTCCACGCTCGCCGCCGCCGTGGGCGAGGAGGCCGACACGATCGAGTCGGTCGTCGAGCCGTTCCTCGTGCGCGAGGGCCTCATCGGCCGCACGCCGCGCGGCCGGATCGCGACGGCCTCCGGGATGCGCCACGCGCGCGCGCTCGCGCCGGACGACACGCTCGACGGGGTATGA